The following are encoded together in the Salvia hispanica cultivar TCC Black 2014 chromosome 6, UniMelb_Shisp_WGS_1.0, whole genome shotgun sequence genome:
- the LOC125192851 gene encoding protein DETOXIFICATION 25-like — protein sequence MDNGIHDKLLRSEGEEVGDLKERVYDESKKIWRIALPGIVARVASFGALIVTQSFIGHISAVDLAAYALVQTLTVRFANGILIGMSSATETLCGQAYGAKQYHMMGIYLQRSWIVNLITCTLLMPLFIFGGAIFRLLGEESDIAYAAGYISWWFIPLIYNFVFTLTIQMYLQAQQKNIVVAWISIVQIIVHVLLSWLFVYHLNLGIPGAMTALNISSLLVSFVELVYILGGWCPETWTGFSSAAFKDLLPVIKLSISSGVMVCLELWYNSILVLLAGYMHNAEVAISAFSICLNINGWEFMLCLGFLGAACVRIANELGRGDVNATKFSIKVLLSTSVLIGVACTIPCLAFGHNLGYLFTNDEAVVKAVANLSHLLAISVLLNSIYPVLSGVSVGAGLQGTVAIINLCCYYLVGIPIGALLGYVAGLQVEGIWIGMIIGILVQTLALSYMAFKTDWDLQVKLAAERLQRWALKSPDKNGSA from the exons ATGGATAATGGCATTCATGATAAGCTGCTGAGGTCAGAAGGGGAGGAGGTTGGTGATTTGAAAGAAAGAGTCTACGACGAGTCGAAGAAGATATGGAGGATAGCTCTTCCTGGCATAGTTGCCAGAGTTGCATCATTTGGTGCCTTGATCGTCACTCAGTCCTTCATCGGCCACATAAGCGCCGTTGATCTTGCTGCTTATGCGCTTGTTCAGACCCTCACAGTTCGTTTCGCCAATGGAATTCTG ATTGGAATGTCGAGTGCAACCGAGACTCTCTGTGGACAAGCATACGGTGCGAAACAGTATCACATGATGGGGATTTATCTGCAAAGATCATGGATTGTGAACTTGATAACCTGCACCCTCTTGATGCCTCTGTTCATCTTCGGAGGGGCCATATTCCGTCTGCTAGGCGAAGAATCTGACATTGCATATGCAGCCGGGTACATCTCGTGGTGGTTCATCCCCTTGATTTACAACTTCGTCTTCACTCTGACGATCCAGATGTATCTGCAAGCGCAGCAGAAGAACATTGTGGTTGCTTGGATATCCATAGTGCAGATTATCGTGCATGTGCTGCTCTCGTGGCTGTTCGTGTACCATCTCAACTTGGGGATTCCAGGCGCCATGACCGCCCTCAACATATCGTCGTTGTTGGTGAGCTTTGTTGAGCTCGTGTATATCCTAGGAGGCTGGTGCCCTGAGACGTGGACGGGGTTCAGCAGCGCTGCTTTCAAGGATTTGTTGCCCGTGATCAAGCTCTCGATCTCCTCTGGTGTCATGGTTTG CTTGGAATTGTGGTACAATTCGATACTGGTGTTGTTGGCCGGGTACATGCACAATGCTGAGGTTGCCATATCTGCATTTTCCATTTG CCTTAATATCAACGGATGGGAGTTCATGCTTTGCCTCGGATTTCTTGGTGCTGCGTG TGTGCGGATTGCAAATGAACTGGGGCGAGGAGATGTTAATGCGACTAAGTTCTCTATCAAAGTCCTTCTATCCACTTCCGTGTTGATTGGGGTGGCCTGCACCATCCCTTGCTTGGCCTTCGGGCACAACCTGGGATACTTGTTCACCAACGACGAGGCAGTCGTGAAGGCTGTTGCAAATCTGTCTCATCTGCTTGCCATCTCGGTGCTGCTCAACAGTATCTATCCAGTGCTCTCAGGTGTGTCCGTTGGGGCAGGGCTGCAGGGAACGGTTGCGATTATCAACCTGTGctgctattatttagttggaATTCCGATAGGGGCTCTACTGGGATACGTTGCCGGTCTACAAGTTGAG GGAATATGGATTGGAATGATCATTGGAATTCTAGTTCAGACGCTGGCGCTGAGCTACATGGCTTTTAAAACCGACTGGGACCTTCAGGTGAAGCTAGCCGCGGAACGGCTGCAGCGTTGGGCCCTCAAGTCACCGGATAAAAACGGCAGCGCTTGA
- the LOC125195057 gene encoding uncharacterized mitochondrial protein AtMg00810-like yields MRQPPGFEQGAPGMVCKLNKALYGLKQASRSWYLTIQSALFDLGFTQFKADHSLFIRKSKIETIYLLIYVDDMLIMGISSSGIAKVIAQLNKKFSLKDLGEVKHFLGVEVSKTSGGLHLSQAAYIVELLNKVKMSEAKPCPTPMVSDLKLSKVEGEPTIDGKLYRSVVGSLQYATITRPELSFSVNKVSQYMACPLDTHWRAVKRILRYLSGTIDYGLHVKASNFKISGFSDSDWASDIDDRRSTTGYCVYFGDNLISWCAKKQKVVSRSSTEAEYRSLAHTVSEITWITSLLQELEIPMQTPPVVWVDNLSTIALASNPILHSRAKHIELDIHFVRDKVAAKEIDLRHVPSLDQVADILTKPLSLQFFTRLRNKLGVCSLASLELRGSVNLVDIKQAKEEKIQASWKDVLLGPLPMKLDKRKEMQHVACGPAILASC; encoded by the coding sequence ATGAGGCAGCCTCCTGGCTTCGAGCAAGGTGCACCCGGCATGGTTTGTAAGCTAAACAAGGCTTTATATGGGCTTAAGCAAGCCTCACGTTCCTGGTATCTCACTATCCAGTCAGCACTGTTTGATCTTGGTTTCACTCAATTTAAGGCTGATCATTCTCTATTCATCCGAAAATCCAAGATTGAAACTATCTATCTACTGATCTATGTAGATGATATGTTGATCATGGGCATCTCATCCTCTGGAATTGCTAAGGTAATTGCTCAGCTTAATAAAAAGTTTTCCTTGAAGGATTTAGGGGAAGTGAAGCACTTTCTTGGTGTTGAAGTCTCCAAAACTTCTGGTGGACTTCACCTTTCTCAAGCTGCATATATTGTTGAGCTGctaaacaaagtaaaaatgtCAGAAGCTAAGCCTTGTCCTACACCTATGGTCTCTGATCTCAAACTTAGCAAGGTGGAAGGGGAACCAACCATTGATGGAAAGCTTTATAGAAGTGTTGTTGGTTCATTGCAATATGCAACAATCACAAGACCTGAACTTAGCTTTTCAGTCAACAAAGTAAGTCAATACATGGCTTGCCCTCTAGATACTCATTGGAGAGCTGTTAAGAGAATTCTTAGGTACCTCAGTGGCACTATTGACTATGGTTTACATGTTAAGgcttcaaatttcaaaatctctGGTTTTTCTGACTCGGATTGGGCATCTGACATTGATGATAGGAGATCAACCACTGGTTATTGTGTGTATTTTGGCGATAATTTGATCTCTTGGTGTGCCAAAAAGCAAAAGGTCGTGTCGAGGTCTAGCACTGAGGCAGAATATAGAAGCTTAGCCCACACCGTGTCTGAGATTACATGGATTACATCATTGTTGCAGGAGCTTGAAATACCAATGCAGACACCTCCTGTGGTTTGGGTGGATAATTTAAGCACTATTGCCTTAGCCTCCAATCCTATACTTCACTCTAGAGCTAAGCATATTGAGCTGGACATCCACTTTGTTCGAGACAAGGTAGCTGCAAAGGAAATAGATCTCAGACATGTTCCTTCACTTGATCAGGTTGCTGACATACTAACCAAGCCACTCAGTCTCCAATTCTTCACGAGGCTCAGAAACAAGTTAGGAGTTTGTTCTCTCGCCTCCCTCGAATTGAGGGGAAGTGTTAACCTTGTTGACATAAAGCAAGCTAAGGAGGAGAAGATTCAAGCCAGCTGGAAAGATGTGCTTCTAGGACCACTTCCAATGAAGTTGGATAAGAGAAAAGAGATGCAGCACGTGGCATGTGGTCCTGCTATTCTTGCATCGTGTTGA